The region AAAGACACGCAATTTCTGGCGGAAACAACCTGTTACCCGTTACCGATGCTATAACAACGTTTGGTAAGTTCCTAATATGTAAATCCAAAGAATCAAAATCTTGCTCGAAAACGCAAAatgaaaaatgccaaaaaatagTTGAAGGGAACTCCTCCGACAAAAGCCAGTGCAGTCGATAGCGAAACCACACTGCAACAAAGCCACAACACGTCCGTCAACACACGCCAGAGAATCAATTATTTTGAGTTTGTTCTTTGCTCAGCCAGTACTTCCCATTCGCCATCCTAATCCCCATTCCACCCAACACCACAACCCACCCCACCCCACCACTCCTTCTCACAACTTATGCTTAACGAAATGTAAACGTTTTTATCACGAATCACTTTCAAATTTCTTGCAAACACTCCCGACTCTCAATAGGTGATCAATCTGGATGGGGCTGATTCGCGGAGTCCGACTCCTGATCGGGATCGCTACAAGCGCAGCCGCCGGAGCAGCCGCAGCCGGTCAAGGTCACCCCGTGGACGAGGCGCTGGCGGTGGAGGAGGCGCTACCGGCACGGATCGTCGTCGGCGAGGCTCTCGATCGCGGTCGCGCAGTCGATCGCCGCGCTCCAGCCGCCGGAGAGGATCTCGAGACCGGGAACGCAGCAACCGGGACAAGGAGAGAGAGCGTGAACACGAGCGTGAGCGGCGGAAGAAGGGCCTGCCAGATATCAAGAAGGAGCACCTCAGCGGTAACTATAACCTGCCAGTCGAAAACTGGGCTTTCGGccataaaccaaaaaaaaaaacactcaatATTTTCTCATCACATCCTTGTTTTCTCTGCAGCTCCTTGGCTTCGTtgacgtgtgtgtgtgtttagcTTTAATGTCTggcattattttaaattaacccAATCCCTATAATTATGCGTTTTCGAGCAATGTATTGGATTTCTTTTGATATTTACCTGTTATGGAACATATTCTAGCCATAATCTagatttattttctaaaataagTCATGCCCACTGCCCCAGTTATGGAGGCTTATGCTTTGAAAGAGATTGTACGTAATTCATAGATAATGGAGAATTACTTCGTATATATATagccattatataattattcCATATACATGAGCAGCACACCCATCACAACGTTCCAAGAAGCTCCTTAGATTGATCTCCGAACTTATACAAGACTGTACTATTTTTTCAGTTTGCAGTACCACGCTGTGGGTGGGCCACCTGTCAAAGCTTGTCTACCAGGAGGAGTTGTCGGACACCTTTGGCGAATATGGTGACATCGTGAGCATCGACCAAATTATACCGCGCGGCTGCGCTTTTATTGTAATGAACCGGCGCCAGGATGCGCACAAGGCCATGCAGGCACTTAAAAACCACAAACTTCAGGGACGCGCCATCACCATCTCGTGGGCAGCTGGCAAAGGTGTCAAAAGTAAAGAGTGGAAGGACTTCTGGGACTTGGAGCTGGGAGTTACCTACATCCCATGGAACAAGCTGAGTCCGGACACGGACTTTGATGCTTTGGAAGAGGGCGGCATGTTTGACGAAGACACTATGCCAGGTTGGATGAACCAGAAGATCAGCCAGGTCAAAAATCATACCAAGGAGCCGGTGGCAACGACTGTCTCGGAGGTGCCCGCACCCACTGTGGGAGTGCCTCCGCCGGGTCTCATGTTCGGTATTGACACCACACAACCGCCGCCAGTGGGACCAGTTGGTCCTCCTCCCGGTCCGGGAGGACCTCCGCCGGGGCTAATGGGAATGGTGCGGGGTCAGTTCCCGATGGCCCCGCCAATGGCCCTCAATATGCCGCCGCCCATGATGATGCCGCCTACCAATATGCCGCCCCCCATTATGATACCTACGACCAACATGCCTCCACCGATGATGATGCCCCCCAACATGATGCCTCCAGGGTTTCCAGGTAGGGAATACTAGTCTTGTTGCGACATATTGCGGAAAATATTAATGCTACTTCATCTACAGGTATGGGCGGCCCCCCACACCCCATGGGCCTGCCACCTGGAGCGCCATTTCCTCCGCCTGGGGCAGTGCCGCCGCCCATCGCTGGCGGACCGCCACAGATTCCCGGGGGCGGACCACCGCCCATTTCAGGCGGCATACCGCCACCGATTTCCGGCAGCGTGCCGCCGCCAAGTAACAATAGCGGCAATGTGAGCGACGATCAAATGGACATCGAAATGGACCTGGAGGACGCCCCACCTCCACCTCCGAATCAGCAGCAGTCGTCCATGGACGCGGCTGTGGCGGCCGTTGCCAACGAAATGTTTCAGCGGGAACGAGAACGCAATAGGGATGGGGATCGTTCCCGGGGCCCAGGCGGAGGTTCGCGTTGGGGAGGACGAGAGGATGTGTCAGAAGCGGCTGAGCGTTGGCGTGCAGAGAACGGTGGAGGTCCGGGAGGACCTGGCCAGGCCCAAGGGCCCAACGCTGCCTTCAATGAGGCGCGTGCGCGTCTAAACCTAAACCCAATTGATCACGGAATGCCAAGGCCTGACTTTATGGGCATAGGTGAGTGGAGATTCAGGGAGAGTCTAGCAGGAACACTCATTTATCCTTAATTtgcttccagattttgataATCGCGGCGGACCTCGAATGGGACCTCGAAGCGGGAACCATAATGGAGGACCAGGTGGACCAGGAGGCCCCGGTGGACCAGGTGGTCCCGGAGGCGACTTCTTCCCTCCCAATATGAACCACAACCGATTCAATCAGCCCACTAGCCTGATGCAAATGCGCATCCCGCCACCAGCGGTGTTTAATCAGCGTATGGGCGGTCCAGCTGGTAATGGTGGCAACGGAGTCGGCCCCATGTTTATGCGGAACCAGGGTGGCGGCGGTGGTCCGGGCGGACGTCAGCAAGGACCAGGTGAGTCTCTCAAAGAGAATAATTAGTTTTGTTTCCAAATAATAATTTggttaatattatttattaaatttatttaataaaaaaaatattttccttcaATCACTCATAAATTCCTATTCACAGGTTTCTTCAATCCTCGGAATCCCTTCAATGACAACCAACGCGgcggtcgaggaggcggtgggcgTAATATGGGAGGTGGGGGAAGAGGAGGTCGTTGGAGTGACGATGAAGACGAAGGGGGAAATAACTTCAAGCGCCGTGGAGGACCTGGTGGACCCGGAGGACCTGGTGGACCTGGAGGACCAGGAGGTCCTGGTGGTAACCGTTTTAGAGGGGACCGCGATATGGGCGATGATCGTCGCGGCAACAATCAGCGCGGAGGTCGTGGTGGCCAACGTGATGGCCAACGTGATGGCCAACGTGATGGCCAACGTGATGGTCCCCGTGATGGTCCACGTGATGGCCCGCGTGATGGACCAGATCGTGAGCGCCAATCTTTTGGAAACCGTCGCGCCTCGCGGGATGATAGCAGCCGTTACTCAGTAAGTTCATTGGACGAAGGCACCAAGCCAGCGCAGGAATCGGAAAGCAAGCCCAAGACCGTCGAGAAAAGAGAAGGACCGCCTGCCGCCGCAGGGGCGGTTGACACCGAGGAGGACTGGGACCGCGAGCTGCAGGACTACGACGCCCGAGAGGCGCAAAAGACAGAGTCCAGTGCTCTCCAGACTTTGGAGAGTGTGCCACCGGAAAAGACAGAAGATTTTGCCAAGCCAGCTGATGTAGCAACCGATTCATCAGAGCCGAAGCCCCAACACGATGCTTCACCCGCCTGCACGCCTCTTTATGATGAGATACCAGCACCTGTTCGGGACACGAGAGAGGACGAACCGGCAGCTGAGGCTCGGCCTTCGCCGCCACATCCCGAACCAGAGGTTACTCACACAGAGGCTGCGCCCAAAGAAGATTGGGCTCCAGCGCCGGCAGCTGAGCCCCAGGCGGATGCTTCGACCGCAGAGAATCCAAGTGAACcagttgccgctgctgctgctactgctccAGATACTGCCGATGATGGAACTGCCGATGATGCATAGGACGACCGACGGACGAACCAACCAAGGAACAAATGGCCCCCTTGAGCAAATTAAAGTGAAACTGTAATTTataatttcctttaaaaaagaaactaaatgTAACTACATATTTGcgaaaatattacaatttttatagTGAGATTACGGCGCATTTGTGGACAAGAATGGATGGACGGTTGCTTTTAAATCGGTTACTTTACTAACAGGGGACTTCTTCGAAACTACACCACACATTGTAGTTCAGATACAAATACCGATAAACAGATTGTAGCAAATAATTAGCAAAACAGATTGAATGGACAGGAAATTGACAGGAGCGGCATGAGTGGAGCCCAATCAGAAGAATCAATTGCAACGCTGggaatgtttattattttgttatgtATTTAGTTTTAAGAGTCTATTTAACACTCAAATTGTTTCTAATGCGCAGATTTTAGGTACACGCATAATAATGTACAATTCAAATACACCTATATTACCGGAtactataaaataaagaaaaaaatttaaactttactttgttttaaatttacaaaataagtaactagaaaatagtttaaaggccactcataataaataataaacaagaaacttgtaatatatatatcattCAAGTAATTTGAAATTTCGCGGGCAAGTGCCATCTCTAATTTCTCCGAATCGGGAAAATTTTATTCGATAGTCAGCCCAACCGATATTCCCTACTATCGCAACAAATCGCCACTAGTCCCAGAAACCATCGAACTTTATTCCACCTCTACAGCGTCGCGTCAAGTTTCGATTCGGGATTCgggtgttaaaaaaaatacaaaatacaaagcTAATCAATCAGATATCCGATTAGATATACGTACACGACGGGGTTGATTTAAGCGACAGAATCAAAGGCACGCAGCTTAATAGTGCGACGTTTTTCGGGTGCCAAGAATCCACACTACCAGCGCACACACACGTAAGCGaggcacatacatatacatacacacGCATTTGTGGGAATGTGCAAATTGTGTAAAAATCCgcataaaagtaaataaattggCAAGCCAAACGTGTGAAAAACCAAGTGAAATAATCGGAAGCGTATCGTGAGCGTCCCAAGGGGCCAAAATTGTGCCTAAATCGCCTGAAAACGTGGGCAATTTTGCAATGCTTTAAATATCGGGGGCTCTGTTTGTATGGGTGAGgagtgtgaaaaaaaaaacacacatagGTGTCCCTAGCAAACGTAACCGCAGTCGGCGCTGACAGCATCCTTGCGCTCCCTTCCTGGCAGCACTCggtgtggatgtggatgtggatgctgTTCGAAAGCTCACCCCCATCGCCATCATAATGGCTCCCGCCTTACCCCCCAGGCAGTCCTCGAACAACTTTTCACTTTTCGTCCGCCtcggttgttgtttttgccaGCCTGCACGAACAAGCATGGGTGCCGTCAGAGGGGGGAGAATCCACGATGACGACGCTGCTAATCAACCCTATCCAGTTCTGATTAATATCATAATCAAAAATCATTTTATAATGAAATTCTACTGCTCTTGAATACTTGGCCTCCGTCATGGCCAGATGCAGTTTTCGTTGTATTCTTGACAGGGGGTCTCCGACACCCATGCACGAACGAACGTGCATACCCCAAACCCATACCATCAAGGcgctgattctgattctgatgttttgtttttttctggctATTTTCGGAAAACGAAGGTGATCGAGACCGGCATCAATGAGTGTTCTGTTCTTGCTTTATTTACATCGCCAGATTCCCATATTAAGTCATTTTGTTCATCCGATAACGTGGCTCCTGATAAACGTATAAGCGTATCTAAAACGTGGTTATTTCCATCCCCCCTgttatgcaaaaataaaagtaaaaataaataaaaactcaaaCGGCAAATGGCATTTTATCAAAGTTCTTTAGCCTTTCGGTGCGAGTCACTCAAATCTTGAGGTTgtcactgctgctgctgcttctgttgTTGTGGTTTTCGTTTCTAAATGCGAGGCGCGCGCGCCCGAACAGCTGAGAGGGGTGGGATGCTGCCAGCACGATCTCGTTCTGGCCACCGAAATGCAATTGAGAAAGTGCGGAGGCGGCGTGGGCGGAATACAATGCAGTAGAGTGTCAGAACCTTCAAATTTTCTAGCATATTTGGATCTCAGGCCAAGCTCCCCCGTTCGATAAGCCTGATGATTGGACATAGTGATGATATAGACCGCAATTATACATCAGCAATtgcataatttataaaataacaaaGGTTGAGCAATTAAAAATGCCTCACAAAGCTTTTCGTAGAGTTGGGGATGGAATGGCATTCAAATTAGGTGGACCAGGACCCCCTTCCCAGTTGTGTATTTCACAACAGGTCTATGGCGATTACAAAATGGCGGATTAAAACACTCATTGGGGAGAGGGCAGTCAGGTGTCCAGATGCGGTCTCCATCACAAAAAACAGGACATCAAACAGAACAGAACAGAAGAGGAGCAACAGCCCCCCGACGTCATCGGTAAGCGGAGCTTCCGCTGCCATTACCATGTGTGGCCATGCAAGATATATAGATGCGCTCCACTTTTGGATGCTATTTATAAACCATTTTCGCTGAATACATACACACGAGGATGCCAGGCCACTGATTCTGCTCTGCTTCCTTGAAGTCTGCATAGTTCCGCTTCCGATTCAGTTGGCGCAGTCGCAGTGGCAGTGGCCGAACTGGCGCAACCAGTGcacctgtgtgtgtgtgtgagtgtgtttgaGTCCAAGTACGTGCTGGTCCACGTTCCACTGAGTTTACCGGgcagcagcatcatcatcatcatccagCAACATCCACATGTTGAAAAGTTTCCCCTCCCCACCAACATCCCTCTCGGATTTTGGCTTAGATTCCCAGTTACGTCTCGCAACTCCCACACTCCACGCTTGAGTTTCAGGTTGCAGGTCCTGTTTTCATTGATTATTTCGAGTTGGCTTATTGTTAGTAATGCTAGGAGCCCTATAATCCAAGGATGTTGGGTAGATCTCTTTGGTGCTATTGTAGTTTCTCATCCCGCCATTATCCCCCATCTCGTTGCAGTGCAAAGACAGAAAGCCGGCTCAGCAGGAGGCCAAAACCGTTTTCCACACGCATGAGATGTAAATGAGATGCCGTCGCGCCGGCAGCAGAGGCCACAGCAACCACAACCACTCCGGTATCGCTATCGATGCCATCAGCAAGAAGAGCACCAGAAGCATCTGTTAATTGATTCAAAAGTGGAGGAGATTAAGCAGCAAGAAGACTAAGAGATAGGGGAAcgataaaatataaatctaGGCAAGGCAAGGAGGAAGATCTCACGAGGCGGAGGATTCGGTCGAGGTCCACACACGCCACACATCTAAAATGAAGCGACGCAACGCGGATTGCGGCAAGCTGCGCCGGCCGATGAAGCGCAACAAAATCACAGAGGGCATGTACGGCAGGTGAGTGTTTATATAGCCCTATATTGGCCAGCGGATTGCCCCCCAACTTGGCACCGTCACTATCACATATTCTGAGacgcaaaataatacaaaatatgtataaatttttACGCACAACGCCGCCAACGCGAGAGTGTCTGAGTGTGTGAGGCTGAACTTGTTCTCTTCGCTGCTTAATTTCTTTGATTAATaagtttgtttacattttgatTGCGCCTTATTGCTCGTGTTTTGGACGCTATTCGCTTTGGCATTTCGTCCGCCTCATCGTTATATTCTTCGTGCCTAGTTGGACTAATCTGttctataaataatttatggcCCTTCTTCAATTACTAATCCCATTTTCTCTCCATTTCCAGCACAACTGTTCTGTACATGAAGTTTCTAATACTTTGGGCAATCGTTATGGTGGCGGACTTCATGTTCATGTTCCGCTTCGAGTTCTTATGGCCCTTCTGGCTGCTCCTGCGCTCAGTGCACGATTCTTTCAAGTACAAGGGCCTGGTAAGTGAATCATCGATCCTCAATGGCTATAACACAGACCTTAACATGACCCATTACTTTGCAGGCCTTCTCCGTGCTATTCGTATGCATAGCGATAACGTCGGAtctggtctgtt is a window of Drosophila bipectinata strain 14024-0381.07 chromosome 2R, DbipHiC1v2, whole genome shotgun sequence DNA encoding:
- the Isha gene encoding SR-related and CTD-associated factor 4 isoform X1; the protein is METVVAFNNELSGLYDSRPPISKAKMAAITKSAMRAIKFYKHVVQSVEKFILKCKPEYKVPGLYVIDSIVRQSRHQYGTEKDVFAPRFQRNLPETFANLFRCAPEDKSRIIRVLNLWQKNNVFKSEVIQPIFDLADPNHPIYHQMPPLNSSGGPGGSVGPGPSSSGALSLADLSSGPNGLNSSSMSMELSLNNAAAEDKMGGNMPDLSHGHEKYGSGSSSSKRYYAEQHYAKRQSVASCSSKSSKSHHHKREYVKGTHEIEYQVREFIEEEDEGMQMMMADDHHCMGDDSPPTSSKLLDNNNLKQLLNDPNVLRQLQTLQNFQKFKQQEENQKHRYPDDALQQHFQNVLKSSGGMPPGMGMGMGLNDAMDLNKDVEFISEQQSIEVINLDGADSRSPTPDRDRYKRSRRSSRSRSRSPRGRGAGGGGGATGTDRRRRGSRSRSRSRSPRSSRRRGSRDRERSNRDKEREREHERERRKKGLPDIKKEHLSVCSTTLWVGHLSKLVYQEELSDTFGEYGDIVSIDQIIPRGCAFIVMNRRQDAHKAMQALKNHKLQGRAITISWAAGKGVKSKEWKDFWDLELGVTYIPWNKLSPDTDFDALEEGGMFDEDTMPGWMNQKISQVKNHTKEPVATTVSEVPAPTVGVPPPGLMFGIDTTQPPPVGPVGPPPGPGGPPPGLMGMVRGQFPMAPPMALNMPPPMMMPPTNMPPPIMIPTTNMPPPMMMPPNMMPPGFPGMGGPPHPMGLPPGAPFPPPGAVPPPIAGGPPQIPGGGPPPISGGIPPPISGSVPPPSNNSGNVSDDQMDIEMDLEDAPPPPPNQQQSSMDAAVAAVANEMFQRERERNRDGDRSRGPGGGSRWGGREDVSEAAERWRAENGGGPGGPGQAQGPNAAFNEARARLNLNPIDHGMPRPDFMGIDFDNRGGPRMGPRSGNHNGGPGGPGGPGGPGGPGGDFFPPNMNHNRFNQPTSLMQMRIPPPAVFNQRMGGPAGNGGNGVGPMFMRNQGGGGGPGGRQQGPGFFNPRNPFNDNQRGGRGGGGRNMGGGGRGGRWSDDEDEGGNNFKRRGGPGGPGGPGGPGGPGGPGGNRFRGDRDMGDDRRGNNQRGGRGGQRDGQRDGQRDGQRDGPRDGPRDGPRDGPDRERQSFGNRRASRDDSSRYSVSSLDEGTKPAQESESKPKTVEKREGPPAAAGAVDTEEDWDRELQDYDAREAQKTESSALQTLESVPPEKTEDFAKPADVATDSSEPKPQHDASPACTPLYDEIPAPVRDTREDEPAAEARPSPPHPEPEVTHTEAAPKEDWAPAPAAEPQADASTAENPSEPVAAAAATAPDTADDGTADDA
- the Isha gene encoding SR-related and CTD-associated factor 4 isoform X2, with translation METVVAFNNELSGLYDSRPPISKAKMAAITKSAMRAIKFYKHVVQSVEKFILKCKPEYKVPGLYVIDSIVRQSRHQYGTEKDVFAPRFQRNLPETFANLFRCAPEDKSRIIRVLNLWQKNNVFKSEVIQPIFDLADPNHPIYHQMPPLNSSGGPGGSVGPGPSSSGALSLADLSSGPNGLNSSSMSMELSLNNAAAEDKMGGNMPDLSNNNLKQLLNDPNVLRQLQTLQNFQKFKQQEENQKHRYPDDALQQHFQNVLKSSGGMPPGMGMGMGLNDAMDLNKDVEFISEQQSIEVINLDGADSRSPTPDRDRYKRSRRSSRSRSRSPRGRGAGGGGGATGTDRRRRGSRSRSRSRSPRSSRRRGSRDRERSNRDKEREREHERERRKKGLPDIKKEHLSVCSTTLWVGHLSKLVYQEELSDTFGEYGDIVSIDQIIPRGCAFIVMNRRQDAHKAMQALKNHKLQGRAITISWAAGKGVKSKEWKDFWDLELGVTYIPWNKLSPDTDFDALEEGGMFDEDTMPGWMNQKISQVKNHTKEPVATTVSEVPAPTVGVPPPGLMFGIDTTQPPPVGPVGPPPGPGGPPPGLMGMVRGQFPMAPPMALNMPPPMMMPPTNMPPPIMIPTTNMPPPMMMPPNMMPPGFPGMGGPPHPMGLPPGAPFPPPGAVPPPIAGGPPQIPGGGPPPISGGIPPPISGSVPPPSNNSGNVSDDQMDIEMDLEDAPPPPPNQQQSSMDAAVAAVANEMFQRERERNRDGDRSRGPGGGSRWGGREDVSEAAERWRAENGGGPGGPGQAQGPNAAFNEARARLNLNPIDHGMPRPDFMGIDFDNRGGPRMGPRSGNHNGGPGGPGGPGGPGGPGGDFFPPNMNHNRFNQPTSLMQMRIPPPAVFNQRMGGPAGNGGNGVGPMFMRNQGGGGGPGGRQQGPGFFNPRNPFNDNQRGGRGGGGRNMGGGGRGGRWSDDEDEGGNNFKRRGGPGGPGGPGGPGGPGGPGGNRFRGDRDMGDDRRGNNQRGGRGGQRDGQRDGQRDGQRDGPRDGPRDGPRDGPDRERQSFGNRRASRDDSSRYSVSSLDEGTKPAQESESKPKTVEKREGPPAAAGAVDTEEDWDRELQDYDAREAQKTESSALQTLESVPPEKTEDFAKPADVATDSSEPKPQHDASPACTPLYDEIPAPVRDTREDEPAAEARPSPPHPEPEVTHTEAAPKEDWAPAPAAEPQADASTAENPSEPVAAAAATAPDTADDGTADDA